A window of Brettanomyces nanus chromosome 2, complete sequence contains these coding sequences:
- a CDS encoding uncharacterized protein (BUSCO:EOG09340834~EggNog:ENOG41), which produces MPSSRSLSNSLMALSQSIIEEKGQFYSDKVQWSYSFDTSSSIDNNWKKIPLEINSSGELKAHGNVVIVSHIQQCSVNIFPKNLVLKVGITSQKVLYFKLPDTKVYLELLSCFMTWQNLRPEGILAKWNFDKSIVYDSNLRANDVLVCHFRVYGPLPNNKKVKPLTDLPAMRMYPLDSKSISDRPTEGWFVAIGHLLPTGILNLLCESDGSLLYSINVTSLFSSEIRHVHHSVSQASNVLFLGVINELRTLRCVTDDFNSNGSFIVTNPNSTKRLAHVSRILIDFDLRIDLEDWFVALTSVTSLEYVGRTLTKKRLRIMRDAKLEIMEATFEKASEQNIYCELRMWNGPWFRTSVVKSSPTSGCFWKESTDLILPPGTEYFKILIRASKSHEEYDVGGVDTDNTIGACFITPNFFAENQFLTKVPIFNADNTVLGQLTINLSIDETHVLPYSAYRVFEKMLMNMDIGTLLDFISPLTDSSSLDSWSIMLLDVFQTLHKEHQFFSSLMKRELAPIDSITRNNRISSRHGTPDPSSAIKTTLTSPTFNTIFRGNSMLSKSLEKYDIRVGQEYLEKLLGSFIQQVVDEDVNCECDPKTFPDTYREHYANLLRYLEILWHRVYITSNDLPEEMKLEWKNLRRNVELSVEPNDTETPLNALSAFIFLRFLCPAILNPQLFNLMRGHHSGNISRTLTLIAKVLMVFANRSYFQQHKDPSLLPLNKDFIDRHQKEIVVYFDRVTGCKMDFNEKILELSNLKDRLSLNASKEVLNELPTMPYLIDKYLNLAKLAQILYDKGPNDKSKGTNGEQLLGFDDSELGTGEFLKNLLDDNDEEFNNILFKRDFSIKELSDQASILIEKTMSLDKDLEEPECPSQFDEESWRIFVESNLAAARLTEQDNIVYDPFVAHNGALGKDDRTLDAFLNFMTKSQGIFSGAGGENNRKKLMTAMKIPAKQDADHSRNPFKKLFRRKTSH; this is translated from the coding sequence ATGCCGTCATCTCGTTCGCtttccaactctttgatgGCCTTGTCTCAATCAATTATCGAAGAAAAGGGACAATTTTACAGCGATAAAGTTCAATGGTCATACAGTTTTGACACCAGCTCTTCCATTGATAAtaactggaagaagattccCTTAGAGATCAATTCCTCGGGCGAATTAAAGGCCCATGGTAACGTGGTGATTGTATCCCATATTCAACAGTGTTCCGTTAACATTTTCCCGAAGAACTTGGTTCTTAAAGTAGGCATAACATCACAGAAAGTGCTCTATTTCAAGCTGCCCGATACCAAAGTCTACCTGGAACTGTTGTCCTGTTTTATGACTTGGCAGAACTTAAGACCTGAAGGAATCCTGGCCAAGTGGAACTTTGATAAATCCATTGTTTATGACTCCAATTTACGAGCCAATGACGTGCTCGTTTGTCATTTCAGAGTGTATGGTCCTTTACCCAATAATAAGAAGGTCAAACCTCTTACAGATCTACCTGCTATGCGCATGTATCCTTTGGACTCTAAATCTATCAGTGACCGACCTACTGAAGGTTGGTTTGTTGCGATTGGCCATCTTTTACCCACTGGTATTCTCAACCTACTCTGTGAAAGTGATGGTTCTTTGCTCTATTCAATCAACGTTACTTCACTATTCAGCTCCGAGATTCGTCATGTGCATCACTCCGTTTCTCAGGCAAGCAATGTATTATTTCTTGGCGTTATCAACGAGTTACGGACTCTTCGCTGCGTCACagatgatttcaattccaaCGGTTCGTTCATTGTTACCAATCCGAATTCAACCAAGCGTCTTGCTCATGTTTCTCGTATTCTTATCGATTTCGATCTTCGTATAGACTTAGAAGATTGGTTTGTGGCTCTCACCTCGGTAACCTCCCTTGAATATGTTGGTAGGACGCTAACAAAGAAACGTTTGCGCATCATGCGAGATGCCAAGTTGGAGATAATGGAAGCCACTTTTGAGAAAGCTTCAGAACAGAATATCTACTGCGAGTTGAGGATGTGGAATGGTCCCTGGTTTAGAACGTCCGTAGTAAAGAGCTCCCCAACTTCTGGTTGTTTCTGGAAGGAGAGCACCGATTTGATTCTTCCTCCTGGTACCGAGTACTTTAAAATTCTTATTAGAGCATCCAAATCTCACGAGGAATACGATGTAGGCGGTGTAGATACAGACAACACCATTGGTGCTTGCTTTATCACTCCGAATTTCTTCGCTGAAAACCAATTCCTTACCAAAGTGCCCATCTTCAACGCAGATAATACGGTGTTGGGTCAATTAACCATCAATTTGTCAATAGACGAGACTCATGTCCTGCCATACAGCGCGTATCGAGTATTCGAGAAGATGCTAATGAATATGGACATTGGAACACTCCTCGACTTTATCTCTCCACTTACAGACTCTTCTAGCTTGGACTCCTGGTCAATCATGCTATTGGATGTGTTCCAGACGTTGCACAAGGAACATCAATTCTTCAGTAGTCTtatgaaaagagaactaGCTCCAATCGATTCTATTACCAGGAACAACCGGATCAGTAGTCGTCATGGTACACCAGATCCTTCGTCGGCCATTAAAACAACGTTGACGTCGCCCACGTTCAACACGATCTTCCGAGGGAATTCAATGCTTTCTAAGTCTCTCGAGAAGTATGATATTAGGGTTGGACAAGAATACTTGGAGAAGCTGCTTGGATCGTTCATTCAGCAGGtggttgatgaagatgttaaCTGTGAGTGCGATCCAAAGACATTTCCAGATACCTATAGAGAGCACTACGCAAACTTACTCCGGTATCTGGAGATTCTCTGGCACCGAGTCTATATCACGTCAAATGATTTGcctgaagaaatgaagcTGGAATGGAAAAATCTACGTAGAAATGTGGAGCTTAGCGTGGAGCCTAACGATACTGAGACACCCCTCAACGCTTTGAGCGCATTTATATTCCTTCGATTTCTCTGTCCAGCCATATTGAACCCTCAATTATTCAACCTTATGCGAGGACATCATTCAGGAAACATCTCGAGAACTCTCACCTTAATCGCCAAAGTTTTGATGGTGTTTGCCAATCGATCATATTTCCAGCAACATAAGGATCCTTCTTTACTCCCATTAAATAAAGACTTTATCGATAGACAccagaaggagattgtGGTATATTTTGATCGAGTTACCGGTTGCAAGATGGATTTCAACGAGAAGATTCTCGAACTGTCAAATCTTAAGGATCGACTTTCGTTAAATGcatcaaaagaagttcTCAATGAACTTCCTACGATGCCGTACTTGATTGATAAGTATCTGAATCTAGCTAAATTGGCTCAAATCTTGTATGATAAGGGGCCCAATGATAAGTCGAAAGGAACCAATGGTGAGCAACTCTTGGGATTTGATGATTCGGAACTTGGAACAGGGGAGTTTTTAAAGAACCTacttgatgataatgatgaagagttcaaTAACATTCTATTTAAAAGAGACTTTTCGATTAAAGAGCTCAGTGACCAGGCAAGTATCTTAATTGAAAAGACAATGTCGTTGGACAAAGACCTTGAGGAACCTGAATGTCCTTCACAATTTGATGAGGAGTCATGGAGGATATTTGTTGAGTCGAATTTGGCAGCGGCACGGCTTACAGAGCAAGACAATATTGTTTACGATCCATTTGTGGCACATAATGGCGCATTGGGTAAAGACGACCGGACTTTGGATGCATTTTTAAACTTCATGACCAAGAGTCAGGGGATCTTTAGCGGTGCAGGGGGAGAAAACAACAggaagaaattgatgacAGCAATGAAGATTCCAGCAAAGCAAGATGCAGATCATAGTAGAAATCCATTCAAGAAGCTATTTAGAAGGAAAACGAGCCATTAA
- the SEC14 gene encoding cytosolic factor, phosphatidylinositol/phosphatidylcholine transfer protein (EggNog:ENOG41~BUSCO:EOG0934387Y): protein MTLTKEEETLWNSIPQKVKQPELNQTGYPGYTTKSEESALEQLRMILEAEGYTERLDDSTLLRFLRARKFDVMLSKKMFVECEKWRREFGTNTILDDFKYVEKPKVARFYPQYYHKTDKDGRPCYYEELGAVNIPEMYKITNQDRMLKNLVFEYESFAKHRLTACSRQAHFLVETSCTVLDLKGISVSSIYQVIGYVRAASNVGQNFYPERMGRFYLINAPFGFPTAFRIFKPFLDPVTISKISILGSDYQAELLKQIPAENLPSKFGGKSEVSDSDGGLYLSDIGPWRDPKYIGPEGPAPQPIIH, encoded by the coding sequence ATGACGCTTacaaaggaagaagaaactctTTGGAATTCGATTCCCCAAAAGGTGAAGCAGCCGGAACTCAATCAGACCGGATATCCGGGATACACAACGAAATCTGAGGAGTCTGCATTGGAACAGTTAAGGATGATTTTAGAGGCTGAAGGATACACCGAGCGGTTAGATGATTCGACTCTGTTGAGATTTTTGAGAGCCCGGAAGTTTGATGTGATGTTatccaagaagatgtttGTTGAGTGTGAGAAATGGAGACGAGAGTTCGGTACGAACACTATTTTGGACGATTTCAAGTATGTGGAGAAGCCCAAGGTGGCCAGGTTTTACCCACAGTATTACCACAAGACGGACAAAGATGGACGTCCATGTTACTATGAGGAGCTCGGTGCTGTGAACATTCCAGAAATGTACAAAATCACCAACCAGGACCGAATGTTAAAGAACCTTGTATTTGAATACGAGTCGTTTGCCAAGCACAGACTTACTGCATGCTCTCGTCAGGCCCATTTCTTGGTTGAGACTTCATGTACTGTGTTGGATTTAAAAGGAATCTCTGTTTCGTCCATCTACCAGGTTATTGGCTACGTTAGAGCTGCCTCTAACGTCGGCCAGAACTTCTATCCGGAGAGAATGGGTAGGTTCTACCTAATCAACGCTCCCTTTGGATTCCCTACTGCCTTCCGTATATTCAAGCCCTTTTTGGATCCTGTCACCATCTCGAAAATCTCTATTTTGGGTTCTGACTACCAAGCTGAGTTGCTAAAGCAGATTCCTGCAGAGAATTTACCTTCCAAGTTTGGTGGCAAGAGTGAAGTTAGTGACTCCGACGGTGGCCTCTATTTGAGTGACATAGGTCCTTGGAGAGACCCTAAATACATTGGCCCTGAAGGACCTGCTCCTCAGCCTATCATCCATTAG
- the MAS1 gene encoding Mitochondrial-processing peptidase subunit beta (MEROPS:MER0043985~BUSCO:EOG09341XAK) — MLRLLGPSLKTTLCLRRNLATAAIPTTKTTKLPNGLTVATEEIPNSLSATIGVWIDAGSRADVSDKTSGTAHFLEHLAFKGTTNRTQLGLELEVEDCGSHLNAYTSRENTVYYAKSLKEDIPRAVDILSDILTRSKLEKLAIERERPVIIRESEEVDKMYDEVIFDRLHEVVYKEQPLGRTILGPIKNIKSISQPDLKNYIKTNYKGDRMVLVGVGCVNHDDLVELAKKDFGLVPISEKALPLGTPRGALPKFCGGEVKINERSLPNTYIALCVEGCAWSSKDYFKALVAQAIVGNWDRATNASPTPLAKSVAQGVRGNQDEPLCNSFMSFSTSYSDSGLWGVYLVIDKNTNCKPVIDQVLKEWKRLREGSISQEEIDTAKAQLKGSLLLSLDGTTAVAEDVGRQLVTTGRRLSPEETFEIVNDITKEDVVGWCKKYLEGRPTGMSALGSVKSIPSYGYISEGLKA; from the coding sequence ATGCTAAGACTCCTTGGACCATCTCTGAAGACAACGCTTTGCTTACGTAGGAATTTGGCTACGGCTGCAATTCCTACTACTAAGACTACCAAGCTACCGAATGGATTGACTGTGGCAACTGAAGAGATTCCGAATTCTTTGTCTGCCACTATAGGCGTTTGGATAGATGCAGGTTCACGTGCTGATGTAAGCGACAAAACCTCCGGAACGGCTCATTTTTTGGAGCATTTGGCGTTCAAAGGAACTACAAATAGGACTCAGTTGGGGCTGGAACTAGAGGTTGAAGATTGTGGATCTCATTTGAATGCTTATACGTCACGTGAGAACACCGTTTACTATGCGAAATCTCTTAAGGAGGATATTCCACGTGCTGTAGACATTTTATCTGACATTTTGACCCGGTCAAAGCTTGAGAAGTTGGCCATTGAGAGGGAAAGACCTGTGATTATTCgagaaagtgaagaagtcGACAAGATGTATGATGAAGTGATATTCGACAGACTTCATGAAGTTGTTTATAAAGAACAGCCACTTGGAAGAACGATTTTGGGCCCTATAAAGAACATCAAGTCGATTTCCCAACctgatttgaagaactaTATTAAGACCAACTATAAAGGAGATCGTATGGTTCTCGTTGGAGTTGGTTGTGTTAATCATGACGATTTGGTAGAattggcaaagaaagattttGGACTTGTTCCTATCAGTGAAAAAGCCCTACCTTTGGGTACACCAAGAGGAGCTCTACCGAAATTTTGTGGTGGTGAAGTGAAGATTAACGAGAGATCACTTCCGAATACATATATTGCGCTCTGTGTGGAAGGCTGTGCATGGTCTTCTAAGGACTATTTCAAGGCTTTAGTTGCTCAAGCAATTGTAGGTAATTGGGATCGTGCCACAAACGCTTCGCCTACGCCATTAGCCAAGTCTGTAGCACAGGGAGTTCGTGGTAACCAAGATGAACCACTCTGTAACTCATTCATGTCATTTTCCACGTCATATTCGGACTCTGGATTATGGGGAGTCTACTTGGTGATTGATAAGAACACCAACTGTAAGCCTGTAATCGATCAAGTGTTGAAGGAATGGAAGAGATTACGTGAGGGGAGTATCAGCCAAGAGGAGATTGATACTGCTAAGGCACAATTGAAAGGATCgttgcttctttctttggatggCACTACTGCAGTTGCAGAAGATGTGGGAAGACAGTTGGTGACTACAGGAAGAAGACTATCCCCAGAAGAGACGTTTGAGATTGTTAACGATATCACTAAGGAAGATGTCGTTGGTTGGTGTAAGAAGTATCTTGAAGGAAGACCTACTGGAATGTCAGCGTTAGGAAGTGTGAAGAGTATACCAAGCTACGGGTATATTAGTGAAGGACTGAAAGCCTAG
- a CDS encoding uncharacterized protein (BUSCO:EOG09343QDX): MHFSLITVLSVLVLSQFTEAHIALLPPRGKECFYEDLKAQDELAVTFQVGDRDRSATEQLTTDFWIQAPSGRILRSMNDQSHGSFQIKAEENGKYVYCFSNEDSSMKTKDVSFNVHGVVYVDVNDNSGDNLESSARKLLELVYDVKNEQNYIVVRERTHRNTAESTNDRVKYWSVFQLIVVILNSVFQVLYLQRFFEVKTAV, translated from the coding sequence ATGCATTTCTCCCTCATAACAGTGCTTTCTGTTTTGGTGTTGTCGCAGTTTACCGAGGCACATATCGCTTTGCTTCCTccaagaggaaaagaatgtTTTTATGAGGATCTAAAGGCCCAGGATGAGTTGGCAGTGACTTTTCAGGTTGGTGACCGTGATAGATCAGCCACGGAGCAATTGACCACTGATTTCTGGATTCAGGCTCCATCGGGAAGAATTCTTAGATCGATGAATGACCAATCACACggttctttccaaataAAGGCTGAGGAAAATGGTAAATACGTGTACTGTTTCTCCAATGAGGACTCATCTATGAAGACTAAGGACGTTTCTTTTAACGTTCATGGAGTTGTCTATGTTGACGTTAATGATAATTCCGGAGATAACTTGGAATCCAGTGCCAGAAAGTTGCTTGAGTTGGTCTATGACGTGAAGAATGAACAGAATTATATCGTTGTCCGTGAAAGAACCCATAGAAACACTGCTGAATCCACCAATGATAGGGTCAAGTACTGGTCTGTCTTCCAGTTGATTGTGGTGATTTTGAACTCGGTATTCCAGGTACTTTATCTCCAGCGATTCTTCGAAGTTAAGACTGCTGTTTAA
- a CDS encoding uncharacterized protein (EggNog:ENOG41), which produces MLFAIFSVISLLIATVNATALTFALQPNEKQCFYIFNTKLNSNVGYYFAVQAGGSFDINYYIKAPNGANIVKADKLTHADYIFTADQIGEYEFCLSNEMSTFAEKIVDFEVKVDDDFKASLPEAPKENPAVEGMQESVKSIEQKINQLLSSLNYYKTRNNRNQSTVKSTENRIFWFSIVDLLLMVGISVFQVLVVKYFFQGSRKQMV; this is translated from the coding sequence ATGCTCTTCGCAATCTTTTCGGTAATCTCCCTTCTGATTGCTACGGTCAATGCCACAGCTTTGACGTTTGCATTACAACCAAACGAGAAGCAGTGTTTCTACATCTTCAACACTAAGCTGAACTCCAATGTTGGATACTACTTTGCAGTTCAAGCAGGAGGTTCATTCGACATCAATTACTACATCAAAGCTCCCAATGGTGCCAACATTGTCAAGGCAGATAAGTTGACTCATGCTGACTACATTTTCACAGCGGATCAAATCGGTGAGTACGAATTCTGTCTCAGTAATGAGATGTCGACATTTGCTGAGAAGATTGTCGATTTTGAGGTTAAAGtggatgatgatttcaagGCTTCTTTACCGGAGGCTCCCAAGGAAAACCCGGCAGTTGAAGGAATGCAGGAAAGTGTCAAGAGTATTGAACAAAAGATCAACCAGTTGTTGAGCTCCTTGAATTACTATAAGACCAGAAACAATAGAAATCAGTCAACTGTCAAGTCTACTGAAAATCGGATTTTCTGGTTCTCTATAGTTGATCTTCTGCTCATGGTTGGGATTTCGGTGTTTCAGGTTCTCGTGGTTAAATACTTTTTCCAAGGATCTAGAAAGCAGATGGTTTAG